A genomic window from Carassius carassius chromosome 29, fCarCar2.1, whole genome shotgun sequence includes:
- the LOC132109440 gene encoding transforming growth factor-beta-induced protein ig-h3-like isoform X1 translates to MKRLTLCALAISLIATVFAAKTPYQAVLQHSRIRGRSHGPNVCAMQKIQGTDKKYFTNCKQWYHRKICGKPTVVSYECCPGYEKVIGEKGCPAALPLVNIFRTLGVVGATTTKMYSERAKLQEEIEGPGSFTFFAPSNEAWAALPMEILDALVSNVNIELLNALHYHMINKRLTSDDLKHGASFPSMYQDFDVHIHHYSNGVVTVNCARLVKTDQHATNGIVHVVDRVITAITNNVNSLIDTDDDLDTLRTAVAAAGLTSLLENEGSYTIFAPTNEAFEKIPPETLTRILGDPVALKDLLNYHILKNLHCSESIVAGTPLETLQGTVLEVGCNGEEMTINGKAIVTQRDKLGTNGVIHYVNELLIPDSAKTLLELAEGSVVTTASKFFKDAGLTDHLIGSESVTLLAPLNDAFKDKSLAMTPDLKKLLRNHILKEKFSSKSLYHGQELETLGGLKLRVFVFRNSLCIENACIAAHDKNGRYANMFIVDQILAPPMGTVMDVLKADDRFSTLVGAIQRAGLSELLNKKGTYTFFAPTNAAFSAMPPADLNKLMRDPKELANLLRYHIGEEFLVSGAVTSHTRVTPLAGDKLELGTRNSTVYVNRVPVVETDLMATNGVVHAVDVIIKPLPPKVMSDQAEGSTIRRTSAVRAGTQGMKNDDLFQKVLRSHSSRTMPRVQ, encoded by the exons ATGAAGCGCTTAACTTTGTGTGCCCTGGCTATCAGCTTAATCGCGACAGTTTTCGCTGCGAAAACCCCGTATCAAGCGGTTCTTCAGCACAGCAGGATAAGAGGAAGATCCCATGG CCCCAATGTTTGTGCTATGCAGAAGATTCAAGGAACGGATAAGAAGTACTTCACCAACTGCAAGCAATGGTATCACCGCAAAATATGTGGCAAACCAAC gGTGGTCAGCTATGAGTGCTGTCCTGGTTATGAGAAGGTGATTGGAGAAAAAGGCTGTCCAGCAG ctCTACCTCTGGTGAACATCTTTAGAACCTTGGGTGTGGTTGGAGCCACTACTACCAAGATGTACTCTGAAAGAGCGAAATTGCAGGAAGAGATCGAAGGTCCTGGCAGCTTCACATTCTTTGCTCCAAGCAATGAGGCTTGGGCTGCACTTCCCATG GAAATTCTGGATGCCCTGGTGAGCAACGTCAACATTGAACTCCTCAACGCTCTGCACTACCACATGATCAACAAACGCTTGACTTCTGATGATCTTAAGCATGGCGCTTCGTTCCCCTCCATGTATCAGGACTTTGATGTTCATATCCACCATTATTCTAATGGA GTTGTTACAGTGAACTGTGCAAGGCTTGTGAAGACAGACCAACATGCCACCAATGGAATTGTGCATGTTGTTGACAGAGTCATCACCGCCATTACCAATAATGTCAACTCTTTGATTGACACTGATGATGACCTGGACACTCTACGG aCTGCGGTTGCTGCCGCTGGCCTCACCAGTCTATTGGAGAACGAGGGATCCTACACCATCTTTGCTCCAACCAATGAAGCCTTTGAGAAGATTCCTCCAGAAACGCTGACCAGAATTTTGGGAGACCCTGTTGCTCTCAAAG ATCTGCTGAATTACCACATTCTGAAGAACCTGCACTGCTCTGAGTCCATTGTGGCTGGAACACCTCTGGAGACCCTGCAGGGCACCGTGCTGGAAGTCGGCTGCAATGGCGAAGAGATGACCATCAACGGCAAAGCCATCGTCACGCAGAGAGACAAGCTTGGAACCAACGGAGTCATTCATTACGTCAATGAACTTCTTATCCCTGACTCAG ccAAGACCCTCCTGGAGCTTGCAGAGGGTTCAGTTGTTACTACAGCCTCCAAGTTTTTTAAAGACGCCGGTCTTACTGATCATCTCATTGGCTCTGAGTCTGTGACTTTATTAGCTCCGCTGAACGATGCATTTAAAG ACAAGAGTTTGGCCATGACGCCCGACCTAAAGAAACTGCTGAGAAACCACATTCTCAAGGAGAAGTTTTCCTCTAAGAGCCTTTACCATGGGCAGGAGTTGGAGACCCTTGGTGGATTGAAACTCCGAGTGTTTGTGTTCAGAAAT AGCCTGTGCATTGAGAACGCCTGCATTGCTGCACATGACAAAAATGGCCGCTATGCAAATATGTTCATCGTTGACCAGATCCTAGCACCCCCCATGGGAACTGTCATGGACGTCCTGAAGGCAGATGATCGTTTCAG cactttggttggCGCCATTCAGAGAGCAGGCCTGTCTGAGCTCCTGAACAAAAAAGGGACCTACACCTTCTTCGCCCCCACCAATGCTGCCTTCAGTGCAATGCCCCCCGCCGACCTCAACAAACTCATGA GAGACCCCAAGGAGCTGGCAAACCTTCTGAGATACCACATTGGTGAAGAGTTCCTGGTCAGCGGTGCTGTGACCTCACATACCAGAGTGACGCCCCTGGCAGGAGATAAACTGGAACTAGGCACT CGTAACTCCACTGTATACGTGAACAGGGTGCCTGTTGTCGAGACTGATCTGATGGCTACTAATGGAGTTGTACATGCTGTTGATGTAATCATAAAGCCACTGC CTCCTAAAGTTATGAGTGACCAGGCTGAAGGCTCAACAATCAGACGCACCTCTGCTGTGAGG GCTGGGACTCAAGgaatgaaaaatg ATGATCTCTTCCAGAAGGTCCTGAGAAGTCATAGCAGCAGAACAATGCCCCGTGTTCAGTAA
- the LOC132109440 gene encoding transforming growth factor-beta-induced protein ig-h3-like isoform X2, with protein sequence MKRLTLCALAISLIATVFAAKTPYQAVLQHSRIRGRSHGPNVCAMQKIQGTDKKYFTNCKQWYHRKICGKPTVVSYECCPGYEKVIGEKGCPAALPLVNIFRTLGVVGATTTKMYSERAKLQEEIEGPGSFTFFAPSNEAWAALPMEILDALVSNVNIELLNALHYHMINKRLTSDDLKHGASFPSMYQDFDVHIHHYSNGVVTVNCARLVKTDQHATNGIVHVVDRVITAITNNVNSLIDTDDDLDTLRTAVAAAGLTSLLENEGSYTIFAPTNEAFEKIPPETLTRILGDPVALKDLLNYHILKNLHCSESIVAGTPLETLQGTVLEVGCNGEEMTINGKAIVTQRDKLGTNGVIHYVNELLIPDSAKTLLELAEGSVVTTASKFFKDAGLTDHLIGSESVTLLAPLNDAFKDKSLAMTPDLKKLLRNHILKEKFSSKSLYHGQELETLGGLKLRVFVFRNSLCIENACIAAHDKNGRYANMFIVDQILAPPMGTVMDVLKADDRFSTLVGAIQRAGLSELLNKKGTYTFFAPTNAAFSAMPPADLNKLMRDPKELANLLRYHIGEEFLVSGAVTSHTRVTPLAGDKLELGTRNSTVYVNRVPVVETDLMATNGVVHAVDVIIKPLRWDSRNEK encoded by the exons ATGAAGCGCTTAACTTTGTGTGCCCTGGCTATCAGCTTAATCGCGACAGTTTTCGCTGCGAAAACCCCGTATCAAGCGGTTCTTCAGCACAGCAGGATAAGAGGAAGATCCCATGG CCCCAATGTTTGTGCTATGCAGAAGATTCAAGGAACGGATAAGAAGTACTTCACCAACTGCAAGCAATGGTATCACCGCAAAATATGTGGCAAACCAAC gGTGGTCAGCTATGAGTGCTGTCCTGGTTATGAGAAGGTGATTGGAGAAAAAGGCTGTCCAGCAG ctCTACCTCTGGTGAACATCTTTAGAACCTTGGGTGTGGTTGGAGCCACTACTACCAAGATGTACTCTGAAAGAGCGAAATTGCAGGAAGAGATCGAAGGTCCTGGCAGCTTCACATTCTTTGCTCCAAGCAATGAGGCTTGGGCTGCACTTCCCATG GAAATTCTGGATGCCCTGGTGAGCAACGTCAACATTGAACTCCTCAACGCTCTGCACTACCACATGATCAACAAACGCTTGACTTCTGATGATCTTAAGCATGGCGCTTCGTTCCCCTCCATGTATCAGGACTTTGATGTTCATATCCACCATTATTCTAATGGA GTTGTTACAGTGAACTGTGCAAGGCTTGTGAAGACAGACCAACATGCCACCAATGGAATTGTGCATGTTGTTGACAGAGTCATCACCGCCATTACCAATAATGTCAACTCTTTGATTGACACTGATGATGACCTGGACACTCTACGG aCTGCGGTTGCTGCCGCTGGCCTCACCAGTCTATTGGAGAACGAGGGATCCTACACCATCTTTGCTCCAACCAATGAAGCCTTTGAGAAGATTCCTCCAGAAACGCTGACCAGAATTTTGGGAGACCCTGTTGCTCTCAAAG ATCTGCTGAATTACCACATTCTGAAGAACCTGCACTGCTCTGAGTCCATTGTGGCTGGAACACCTCTGGAGACCCTGCAGGGCACCGTGCTGGAAGTCGGCTGCAATGGCGAAGAGATGACCATCAACGGCAAAGCCATCGTCACGCAGAGAGACAAGCTTGGAACCAACGGAGTCATTCATTACGTCAATGAACTTCTTATCCCTGACTCAG ccAAGACCCTCCTGGAGCTTGCAGAGGGTTCAGTTGTTACTACAGCCTCCAAGTTTTTTAAAGACGCCGGTCTTACTGATCATCTCATTGGCTCTGAGTCTGTGACTTTATTAGCTCCGCTGAACGATGCATTTAAAG ACAAGAGTTTGGCCATGACGCCCGACCTAAAGAAACTGCTGAGAAACCACATTCTCAAGGAGAAGTTTTCCTCTAAGAGCCTTTACCATGGGCAGGAGTTGGAGACCCTTGGTGGATTGAAACTCCGAGTGTTTGTGTTCAGAAAT AGCCTGTGCATTGAGAACGCCTGCATTGCTGCACATGACAAAAATGGCCGCTATGCAAATATGTTCATCGTTGACCAGATCCTAGCACCCCCCATGGGAACTGTCATGGACGTCCTGAAGGCAGATGATCGTTTCAG cactttggttggCGCCATTCAGAGAGCAGGCCTGTCTGAGCTCCTGAACAAAAAAGGGACCTACACCTTCTTCGCCCCCACCAATGCTGCCTTCAGTGCAATGCCCCCCGCCGACCTCAACAAACTCATGA GAGACCCCAAGGAGCTGGCAAACCTTCTGAGATACCACATTGGTGAAGAGTTCCTGGTCAGCGGTGCTGTGACCTCACATACCAGAGTGACGCCCCTGGCAGGAGATAAACTGGAACTAGGCACT CGTAACTCCACTGTATACGTGAACAGGGTGCCTGTTGTCGAGACTGATCTGATGGCTACTAATGGAGTTGTACATGCTGTTGATGTAATCATAAAGCCACTGC GCTGGGACTCAAGgaatgaaaaatg A